From Granulicella sp. WH15, the proteins below share one genomic window:
- a CDS encoding VOC family protein, producing MSNLKADARAMMGWNKAAGLAVVCVSLLGYGVSGAVGQERPKITSVSHLSVYSEDPAKTEQFYVHDLGAMKGIDPENPAGVRYYFNPIQFVEVLPLPAGAGVNRFDHAGYNTANAEALRKYLGAQGIAVPDAVTQVSDGSRYFEVKDPEGNRVQFVQPSAHPIAVPNNPLSNHMIHVGYIVHDPEAEDTFYQRVLGFRPYWHGGMKEDAHDWISIQVPDGTDWVEYMTVKGPEKTGIPSTMTQSAAGVLNHFALGVFNMEKTMNVLYLGDRLNAKHSPPQIGRDSKWQLNIYDPDGTRAELMEFQPMGKPCCSPFLAASPTK from the coding sequence ATGAGTAATTTGAAGGCGGATGCGAGGGCGATGATGGGATGGAATAAAGCAGCGGGGTTGGCAGTAGTATGCGTTTCCCTGCTTGGGTATGGGGTTAGCGGAGCGGTCGGCCAGGAACGGCCGAAGATTACGAGTGTCTCGCACCTCAGCGTCTACAGCGAGGACCCGGCGAAGACGGAACAGTTCTACGTGCATGACCTGGGTGCGATGAAGGGGATCGATCCCGAGAACCCGGCCGGGGTGCGCTACTACTTCAACCCGATCCAGTTTGTTGAGGTGCTTCCCTTACCTGCGGGAGCGGGGGTGAATCGCTTCGACCATGCTGGGTACAACACTGCCAACGCCGAGGCGCTGCGCAAGTACCTGGGCGCGCAAGGTATCGCGGTGCCCGATGCGGTGACGCAGGTGAGTGACGGCAGCCGCTACTTTGAGGTGAAGGACCCGGAGGGTAACCGGGTGCAGTTTGTGCAGCCTTCGGCTCATCCTATCGCTGTTCCCAACAACCCGCTGAGCAACCACATGATTCATGTGGGCTATATCGTGCATGATCCCGAGGCTGAGGATACCTTTTATCAGCGGGTGTTGGGCTTCCGGCCTTACTGGCACGGCGGCATGAAGGAAGACGCGCATGACTGGATCTCGATCCAGGTGCCGGACGGGACGGACTGGGTGGAGTACATGACGGTGAAGGGGCCGGAGAAGACCGGGATTCCGTCGACCATGACGCAGAGCGCGGCGGGCGTGCTCAACCACTTTGCTCTGGGCGTCTTCAACATGGAGAAGACGATGAACGTGCTTTATCTGGGGGATCGTTTGAACGCCAAGCACTCGCCGCCGCAGATTGGGCGGGATAGCAAGTGGCAGCTCAATATCTATGATCCGGATGGGACACGGGCGGAACTGATGGAGTTCCAGCCGATGGGTAAACCTTGCTGCTCGCCGTTTTTGGCGGCTAGTCCGACGAAGTAA